In Vigna angularis cultivar LongXiaoDou No.4 chromosome 8, ASM1680809v1, whole genome shotgun sequence, one DNA window encodes the following:
- the LOC108344131 gene encoding cysteine-rich receptor-like protein kinase 10 codes for MASYKIFIFFILNFLNFAITEPQHYAPLYQYCSSEQTTDNTSLQLNVKILLNNLSSLSSGHTQYHTNFSCANPSDSIYGLFMCRGDTSPHDCQKCVQGAKNKLSSDCSLSKESVTWYEDCMVRYSTNYFFSTVATTQCNTGKVFSNPESFMQLYFLTMNQTADAAARAPMVNNNTKMFSTREARVSDSHNQTLYCMAQCSPDLSPNDCRTCLGEAIRNVPNSPQCSGVRLGGKVLYPSCNIRYESYPFYLVPPTNLSPELVPETKTSHHADLTFSKDPLYLSHNCSSNKTLASNNTSQISLTTLFSYLSSNATKRKYYEADVNSTVYGLFMCRGDVPYDVCEKCVQNATHRIALECNSLQEGIVWFSQCMVRYSDRKFFRTVKTSPMFSELNFTQGNEKQSSFSVTLAKTLDKVAVMAGDSDERFGKYSMKLTDQQTLYTLAQCTHDLPTDDCKGCLGILIGTEIPWPFLESTAGRVLYPSCNIRFEFSQFYFDKVPSARPVNPESGNKRINVRRIILITVPTIILMTLFFVVFYFQRRNTRKSHATILKENFGHETATLEPLHFNLTAIELATNNFSNENKIGKGGFGEVYKGILPNGRRIAVKRLSKSSKQGVAEFKTEVLLIAKLQHRNLVEFIGFCLEEEEKILIYEYVPNKSLDHFLFDPQPHRSLSWCERYKIIGGIARGIVYLHEHSRLKIIHRDLKPSNVLLDENMTPKISDFGIAKIIEISQDQESTDLIVGTCGYMSPEYAMFGQFSEKSDVFSFGVMVLEIITGRKNIYPPEPHHIADGLLSYVWKQWRAQTPLRTLNSNIRENYAEIEVIKCIQIGLLCVQESPDVRPTMVTIVSYLDGHFSELPTPQRPAFFLHERMDSKSIGRKSSSRRFMNISKPLSINEMSTSECFPR; via the exons ATGGCTTCATACaagattttcatcttctttatccttaacttcctcaacttcgcaATCACCGAGCCACAACATTATGCTCCACTCTACCAATATTGTTCCAGTGAACAAACCACCGACAATACCTCTCTCCAACTTAATGTCAAAATCCTCCTTAATAACCTGTCTTCTTTGTCCTCTGGCCACACGCAATACCACACCAATTTCTCATGTGCAAACCCCTCAGACTCTATCTATGGCTTGTTCATGTGTAGGGGTGACACTTCACCTCATGACTGTCAAAAATGCGTTCAAGGTGCAAAAAACAAACTATCCTCAGATTGTTCTCTGTCCAAAGAATCTGTCACTTGGTACGAAGACTGCATGGTTCGCTATTCCACCAACTACTTCTTCTCCACCGTGGCCACAACCCAATGCAACACTGGCAAGGTGTTCTCAAACCCTGAAAGCTTCATGCAGTTATATTTTCTGACCATGAACCAAACAGCGGATGCAGCAGCACGTGCTCCTATGGTTAACAACAATACCAAGATGTTTTCTACGAGGGAAGCACGCGTGTCTGATTCCCACAACCAGACCCTTTATTGTATGGCTCAATGCTCACCTGATCTATCACCCAATGATTGCAGAACCTGCCTCGGTGAAGCCATAAGGAATGTTCCAAACTCTCCACAATGTTCTGGGGTGAGACTTGGAGGGAAAGTTCTTTATCCCAGTTGTAACATTAGGTATGAATCTTATCCTTTTTATCTCGTTCCACCGACAAACCTTTCACCTGAGCTTGTTCCCGAAACAAAAACCTCTCATCATGCAGATTTAACGTTTTCAAAAGACCCTCTTTATCTCTCTCACAATTGCTCGAGTAACAAAACCCTCGCTTCCAATAACACTTCACAAATAAGCCTCACCACCCTCTTTTCTTACCTATCTTCCAACGCCACCAAAAGGAAATATTACGAAGCTGATGTGAACAGCACAGTTTATGGCCTCTTCATGTGCCGAGGTGACGTTCCCTATGACGTGTGTGAAAAATGCGTCCAAAACGCAACACATCGAATAGCATTAGAATGCAACTCCCTCCAAGAGGGTATAGTTTGGTTCAGCCAATGCATGGTTCGCTATTCCGACAGAAAATTTTTTAGAACAGTAAAGACAAGTCCTATGTTTTCGGAGCTGAATTTCACTCAAGGAAACGAGAAACAAAGTTCCTTCAGTGTTACATTAGCGAAGACGCTAGATAAGGTGGCAGTTATGGCAGGAGACAGTGATGAAAGATTTGGAAAATACTCAATGAAACTGACAGATCAGCAAACCCTTTACACTCTTGCTCAATGCACGCATGATTTGCCTACTGACGATTGCAAGGGTTGCTTGGGAATTTTGATAGGAACAGAAATTCCATGGCCTTTTTTGGAAAGCACAGCGGGAAGAGTTCTATATCCTAGTTGCAATATCAGATTTGAATTTTCACAGTTTTACTTCGACAAAGTTCCATCTGCAAGACCAGTTAATCCCGAATCAg GAAATAAAAGAATCAATGTACGAAGAATTATATTGATTACTGTGCCCACAATTATTTTGATGACGCTCTTCTTCgtggttttttattttcaaaggaGAAATACAAGAAAGAGCCATGCGACCATTCTCAAGGAAAATT TTGGTCATGAAACTGCCACTTTGGAGCCCTTACACTTCAATTTGACAGCAATTGAGTTAGCAACTAATAACTTTTCCAACGAAAACAAGATAGGTAAAGGTGGATTTGGAGAAGTTTATAAG GGTATTCTTCCTAATGGACGTCGAATTGCGGTAAAAAGACTCTCAAAAAGTTCTAAACAAGGTGTTGCTGAGTTCAAGACCGAAGTATTATTAATTGCCAAACTTCAACATAGAAATTTAGTAGAATTCATTGGTTTTTgtcttgaagaagaagaaaagatactTATTTACGAATATGTGCCCAACAAGAGTCTTGATCACTTTTTATTTG ATCCTCAACCACATAGATCATTAAGTTGGTGtgaaagatataaaattattggaGGTATTGCACGAGGAATTGTTTATTTACATGAACATTCTCGACTTAAGATCATACATCGTGATCTTAAACCGAGTAATGTTCTACTTGATGAAAATATGACTCcaaaaatttcagattttggcattgctaaaattattgaaataagtCAAGACCAAGAAAGCACAGATTTAATTGTTGGAACATG tgGTTATATGTCTCCAGAATATGCAATGTTTGGacaattttcagaaaaatcagatgtttttagttttggaGTAATGGTTTTAGAGATTATTACgggaagaaaaaatatatatcctcCTGAACCACATCATATAGCTGACGGCCTCCTAAGTTAT GTTTGGAAACAATGGAGGGCTCAAACACCATTAAGAACCTTGAACTCAAATATTAGAGAAAACTATGCAGAAATTGAAGTTATAAAGTGTATTCAGATTGGTCTATTATGTGTTCAAGAAAGTCCTGATGTTAGACCAACAATGGTAACAATTGTTTCATATCTTGATGGTCATTTTAGTGAATTGCCAACTCCACAAAGACCAGCATTTTTCTTGCACGAAAGAATGGATTCCAAATCTATTGGGAGGAAATCTAGTTCTAGAAGATTTATGAATATTTCTAAGCCATTATCAATCAATGAAATGTCTACAAGTGAATGTTTTCCTCGTTAA
- the LOC108344889 gene encoding embryo-specific protein ATS3B has product MIKFVLFLLCFASAVSLSVSESEAVSVKLHAAESFSVGYIQMKTASNCSYLVLISTSCSSPKFTTDKISIAFGDGKGNQVYVPRLDDPLAKTFEQCSSDSFQIDGACASPICFVYLYRSGAEQGWKPESVKIFGYDSEPVTFTFDTSIPNDTWYGYNLCQTPSPPSSSFQQSPQKWHMSLLLGFFLSLLL; this is encoded by the exons atgaTCAAGTTTGTTCTTTTCTTGTTATGCTTTGCCTCTGCAGTGAGCCTATCAGTTTCAGAGTCGGAAGCTGTTTCTGTGAAACTTCATGCAGCTGAATCCTTTTCTGTTGGGTATATTCAG ATGAAAACTGCATCGAACTGCTCTTACTTGGTGCTTATAAGCACGAGTTGTTCATCGCCCAAGTTCACAACGGATAAGATCAGTATTGCGTTTGGAGATGGGAAAGGAAACCAG GTGTATGTACCAAGACTAGATGATCCACTTGCAAAGACATTTGAACAATGTTCTTCGGACTCATTTCAAATAGATGGTGCATGTGCATCTCCCATCTGCTTTGTGTATCTCTATAGATCAGGTGCAGAGCAAGGTTGGAAGCCTGAGAGTGTGAAAATCTTTGGCTATGACTCAGAGCCTGTTACTTTTACTTTCGACACCTCCATTCCCAATGACACATGGTATGGCTACAATCTGTGCCAAactccttctcctccttcttcttcatTCCAACAATCACCTCAGAAATGGCACATGAGTTTGCTTCTAGGCTTTTTTCTTAGCCTTCTGCTTTAA